The Deinococcus carri DNA window CCGGCCCCAGACCTCCGGATTCAGGCCGTACCCGATCTCCAGGTCGCCCCGTGCGTCGGGTGTGCCCTTCGCCCCCATCTGCCCGACGGCGCTGAGGGTGGCCCGTTCGACCAGAGTTGCGCTCCACCTTTCTCTGACCGGGTCGAAGGCGGCGAGCCGTGCGGGAAACAGGGGCAGCAGCAGCAGGCGGGCGGTCTGGGCTTCCATCCGGCCCAGGCTAAGGGGCGGGGTGGGGTTGCGCCTGCGCCATCTGGCGGAGGGTCAGGAGAAAGGGCGGTCAGGCCGCCCGCGCCGTGGCCTCCCGCACCCAGCCGGGCACACTGGCCCATGCCACGACCCCGGCCAGCACGGCCACCCCCCACAGCACGGCCCACGCGGCGGGCTGGGCCAGGAAGGCGCACCCCAGCAGAAAGGGGATGGCGGGGGCGGGGGCGGCCTGGATGGCCGCGGCCAGCGCCCGGCGGGGTGGGGGTGGCTGCGGGTCACGGGCGGCTCCCCGCGCCAGGCGCAGGGCGAGCAGCGCCAGCCCCGCGGCCAGCAGGCCCAGCGCGGCGACCCAGGGCAGCGGCAGCGGCGCGGGCCGGGTCAGCAGGTACAGGCCCCCCAGCGGCAGCCCCGGCAGCGCCAGGACCGCCAGGGCCACCATCTGCGCCCTCCGCGCGGCGCGGGTCAAGTCGGCCGGAGTGCCGCCGCGCAGGTCGCGGGCAAAGGCATCAAGCATCGGCAGGCGCGGGGGTGAGGGGCTGCACCGTGGCGGGAACGCCGCCTACCTCCACCTGCTCCCCCGGCGCGAGTTCCTTACGCAGCCGCGCGAGGCTCAGGCCGCCCGCGTGCAGCCCCGCCTGCCCGACCACCTTCCCGCCCCGCGTGACCTCCGCCCGGTCGGGGAGGCCCTCGCCGCTCAGCCGGGCGAGGTGGTAGTGGGCGTTGCCGCGCGCCTCCAGCCGGGCCATGATTTCCTGGCCCACGTAACAGCCCTTGCGGTAGCTGATGGCCGGCAGCGGCCCGCCCACATCCAGGCCGACTTCCTGCGGCAGCGTGCCCACAAAGCCGTCGCGGGTCACGTCGGGGAGGCCGGCTTGCACCCGCGCCCCGTCCAGCACGTTCAGCGGCGTTTCCTCGCCGCCCAGCGCGGCCAGCACCTCCGCCTCCTGCCGGGCGAGGTAGTGCAGGTCGAGGCCGGGGGTGCCGGTGCGGTTGACGCGCCCGGCCAGGACCGTCCCGCCGCCCAACTCGAAGCTCTGCGCGTCCCCGCCGGACTCGTTCCAGCCCGGCACCGGCTGCCCGCCCCAGACATGCACGGTCCGCAGCTCGCCGGTCACGTCCTGCACGTCCACCTGATCGAAGATGATGTAGCGCCGCAGCCGCGCGGCCAGCGCCTCCGCCTGCCCGGCGTCGAGGTGCAGGTACACGTCGTCCTCTCGCTTGTACGCCCGCGCGAAGAACTCGATCTGCCCGCGCACGTTCAGAAAACAGCAGGCCACCACGCCGGGCGTGGGCGCGCCCCGCAGGTCGTTCGTCATCTGCCCCTGCACGAAGTCCACGCGGTCCGCGCCGGTCAGCCGCAGCGCACTGGAAGGAAGCCGGGTCCACATGAGGGGCAGGGTACGGGAAAACGGGCAGGCGGTTGGTGGTGCGCGGTACGCGGGAGGGCGGGAAGTGGTCCGTGGTGAGTGGTCAGTGGGGACAGGGTCTTGCTTTTCCCACTCACCACTGCCTACTGACCACTCACCCTCTCCCCTCAGTCACTCGCCAGCGCCAGCTCCCGCCGCCGCCCCAGTTGCGCCTCGCGGGTGAGGTGCCAGCGCATCAGGTCGGAGGCGGCCTCGCGGATGATGGCCTCGGCGTGGGGGAGGGCGGCGCGGCGGCTTTGCAGGTTGCGGCTCACGATGGCGGTGAGGTCGTCGAGGTTGTAGAGAAAGGCCCCCGGCACCGCCCCGATGTCGGGATTCAGGATGCGCGGCACGCTGATGTCGATCAGGAACATGGGGCGCTCGGGCCGGGCGGCCAGGGCGGCGCGCACACCGTCACCGCCCAGGACGTAGTGGGGGGCGGCACTGGAGGCGATCACCACGTCGGCCTCGGGCAGAACTTCATGCAGGTACTCGGCGGCGCAGGCGCGGCCGCCCAGGCGCTCGGCCAGCTGGCGGGCACGCTCGGCGGTGCGGTTGACCACGATCACGTCCTGCACGCCCGCCGCCCGCAGGTGCGTGAGGGTCAGCTCAGCCGTCTCGCCCGCGCCCAGGATCAGGGCCGTGCGCCGCGTGAGGTCGCCCAGCGCCGCCTGCGCGAGTTCGACGGCGGCGCTGGAGACGCTGACCACCTTGTCGCTGAGGCCGGTTTCGTGGCGCACGCGTTTCCCGGCGGCGAGCGCCCCCTGGGCAATCTTGTTCAGCAGCGTGCCGGAGAGGTGCTCCTCGCGCGCCGCCTGCCAGGCCCGCTTGACCTGGCCCTGAATCTGCGTCTCCCCGATCACCAGGCTGTCCAGGCCCGCCGCCACCCGGTAGAGGTGCATGACGGCCGCCTCCCCCCGGTGGACATACAGGTGCCCGTCCAGCGCGTG harbors:
- the hemA gene encoding glutamyl-tRNA reductase, with the protein product MTLACPTARAFLAQPQVLSPAPLDFAVVGLNHQTAPVEVRERAAVRAGEEQALLEHLSRHAQEVMLLSTCNRTEVYLAGIGGDPVSAFEGAWGHALDGHLYVHRGEAAVMHLYRVAAGLDSLVIGETQIQGQVKRAWQAAREEHLSGTLLNKIAQGALAAGKRVRHETGLSDKVVSVSSAAVELAQAALGDLTRRTALILGAGETAELTLTHLRAAGVQDVIVVNRTAERARQLAERLGGRACAAEYLHEVLPEADVVIASSAAPHYVLGGDGVRAALAARPERPMFLIDISVPRILNPDIGAVPGAFLYNLDDLTAIVSRNLQSRRAALPHAEAIIREAASDLMRWHLTREAQLGRRRELALASD
- a CDS encoding folate-binding protein, coding for MWTRLPSSALRLTGADRVDFVQGQMTNDLRGAPTPGVVACCFLNVRGQIEFFARAYKREDDVYLHLDAGQAEALAARLRRYIIFDQVDVQDVTGELRTVHVWGGQPVPGWNESGGDAQSFELGGGTVLAGRVNRTGTPGLDLHYLARQEAEVLAALGGEETPLNVLDGARVQAGLPDVTRDGFVGTLPQEVGLDVGGPLPAISYRKGCYVGQEIMARLEARGNAHYHLARLSGEGLPDRAEVTRGGKVVGQAGLHAGGLSLARLRKELAPGEQVEVGGVPATVQPLTPAPADA
- a CDS encoding GNAT family N-acetyltransferase, encoding MEAQTARLLLLPLFPARLAAFDPVRERWSATLVERATLSAVGQMGAKGTPDARGDLEIGYGLNPEVWGRGYATEAVGALVGALLARPDVRRVTAQTATTNPASGRVLEKLGFTRVGQAWDAEDGDLLVWARGRAGGA